The following are from one region of the Etheostoma spectabile isolate EspeVRDwgs_2016 chromosome 15, UIUC_Espe_1.0, whole genome shotgun sequence genome:
- the LOC116703331 gene encoding uncharacterized protein LOC116703331 isoform X2, with product MACEGNGMSDARIGEALIKEVIEEELKDVPSEDIPPLTPLAVLKTDQEQKVVTQLAKMICIIGDKVQGDQEFKDAIDGITGSSRSKWDTFQAVADKVFQHGISWERIAVLFYVAGKLAVKINSFSELAVASMQNVSSLSYRNYSLALIFVTGLALGSIITWKLTKRF from the exons ATGGCGTGTGAAGGAAACGGCATGTCAG ATGCGAGGATAGGGGAGGCCCTGATCAAAGA GGTGATTGAGGAGGAGCTGAAGGACGTACCCTCAGAGGACATCCCACCCCTTACTCCACTGGCAGTCTTAAAGACTGACCAGGAGCAGAAGGTGGTGACCCAGCTGGCCAAAATGATCTGCATCATTGGGGACAAGGTCCAAGGTGACCAGGAGTTCAAAGA TGCGATAGATGGGATAACTGGTTCCTCCCGCTCTAAGTGGGACACTTTTCAGGCAGTGGCAGACAAAGTGTTTCAACACGGGATCAGCTGGGAGAGGATTGCTGTGCTCTTCTATGTCGCTGGAAAGCTTGCTGTCAAG ATCAACAGCTTCTCTGAGCTGGCAGTGGCATCCATGCAGAACGTGTCATCGTTGAGCTATCGTAACTACAGCCTTGCCCTGATCTTTGTCACCGGCCTGGCTCTAGGAAGCATCATCACCTGGAAACTAACCAAAAGGTTCTGA
- the LOC116703331 gene encoding apoptosis regulator BAX isoform X1 — protein sequence MACEGNGMSDARIGEALIKEVIEEELKDVPSEDIPPLTPLAVLKTDQEQKVVTQLAKMICIIGDKVQGDQEFKDAIDGITGSSRSKWDTFQAVADKVFQHGISWERIAVLFYVAGKLAVKMVEAHLPQSVREILRWTVDFFRNNLLDWIREHGGWINSFSELAVASMQNVSSLSYRNYSLALIFVTGLALGSIITWKLTKRF from the exons ATGGCGTGTGAAGGAAACGGCATGTCAG ATGCGAGGATAGGGGAGGCCCTGATCAAAGA GGTGATTGAGGAGGAGCTGAAGGACGTACCCTCAGAGGACATCCCACCCCTTACTCCACTGGCAGTCTTAAAGACTGACCAGGAGCAGAAGGTGGTGACCCAGCTGGCCAAAATGATCTGCATCATTGGGGACAAGGTCCAAGGTGACCAGGAGTTCAAAGA TGCGATAGATGGGATAACTGGTTCCTCCCGCTCTAAGTGGGACACTTTTCAGGCAGTGGCAGACAAAGTGTTTCAACACGGGATCAGCTGGGAGAGGATTGCTGTGCTCTTCTATGTCGCTGGAAAGCTTGCTGTCAAG ATGGTGGAGGCCCATCTCCCTCAATCAGTGAGGGAGATCCTAAGGTGGACTGTGGATTTTTTCAGAAATAATCTACTGGACTGGATCCGTGAACATGGAGGATGG ATCAACAGCTTCTCTGAGCTGGCAGTGGCATCCATGCAGAACGTGTCATCGTTGAGCTATCGTAACTACAGCCTTGCCCTGATCTTTGTCACCGGCCTGGCTCTAGGAAGCATCATCACCTGGAAACTAACCAAAAGGTTCTGA